In one Legionella clemsonensis genomic region, the following are encoded:
- a CDS encoding YdcF family protein, with product MNGGHSFISTITTGTIIVVWGGYGFETPEAFRLAELASWFSIPKSKIVLETTSINTADQAKAIKQFVKNEPFYLVTSAIHMRRSMALCLAQGLHPVAAPTDYTFFWNDERIGKIYLPNPYNLFYLSIAMHEILGSWWASLHHYYKG from the coding sequence ATTAATGGAGGGCATTCGTTTATATCAACAATTACCACAGGCACAATTATTGTTGTCTGGGGAGGTTATGGGTTTGAAACACCAGAGGCTTTTCGCCTGGCAGAACTGGCTTCCTGGTTTTCTATTCCTAAGTCTAAAATTGTTTTGGAAACAACATCCATTAATACGGCAGACCAGGCAAAAGCCATTAAGCAATTTGTTAAGAATGAGCCTTTTTATTTGGTGACCTCAGCAATCCATATGCGTCGATCGATGGCTTTATGTCTTGCACAAGGCTTACATCCTGTTGCAGCACCTACCGATTACACGTTTTTCTGGAATGATGAGCGCATTGGGAAAATTTATTTGCCAAATCCATATAATCTTTTCTATTTGAGCATCGCTATGCATGAGATATTGGGGAGCTGGTGGGCGAGCTTACATCATTATTACAAAGGGTAA
- the lptF gene encoding LPS export ABC transporter permease LptF yields the protein MLIFRYLAKEVFVTLTALTAILLLIFMSNQFVQYLNRAAAGNIPGMIIMKLMMLELPNLMGVLLPLGFYIALLIAYGRLYAESEMTVLQACGYGPSQLLKHTFIMSIIVAIIVTVIMIWVSPVIATERAKLMKTTGIQTLIQTIIPGRFRQVSNGKQVFYVENMSRNHTKAQHVFLARQVIKDKQPQWDILWAERAFAETDSKTYEDYIVLQQGSEYEGLPGNANYQVAQFDQYKVRLPHPTMAIQNDARTASTASLLPFNNKDLRKAAELQWRLSIPIMVLTLTMVAVPLSRVNPRSGKYAKLLPAIVLYIVYANFMFVSRDWIIAGKVPLWIGMWWLHLLVAALGLFLIWRNRVKLS from the coding sequence GTGTTAATTTTTCGTTATTTAGCCAAAGAAGTTTTTGTTACGCTAACAGCTTTGACAGCAATACTATTACTCATCTTCATGAGTAATCAGTTCGTACAATATTTAAATCGTGCGGCTGCGGGAAACATTCCCGGCATGATTATCATGAAGCTAATGATGCTTGAGTTGCCTAATCTCATGGGCGTATTACTTCCACTTGGTTTTTATATCGCGCTATTAATTGCCTATGGTCGCTTATATGCTGAGAGTGAGATGACAGTACTGCAGGCATGTGGTTATGGGCCTTCACAGTTGCTTAAACACACTTTTATTATGTCAATCATCGTAGCGATTATTGTTACTGTGATTATGATCTGGGTGAGTCCTGTGATTGCAACTGAACGTGCTAAGCTCATGAAAACGACAGGGATACAAACGCTTATTCAGACTATTATACCGGGGCGATTTCGACAAGTTTCTAATGGAAAACAAGTATTTTATGTCGAAAATATGAGTCGCAATCATACAAAAGCACAGCACGTCTTTCTGGCGCGTCAGGTTATAAAGGATAAACAGCCGCAATGGGATATTTTATGGGCTGAGCGAGCTTTTGCGGAAACGGATTCAAAAACTTACGAAGATTATATTGTCTTGCAGCAAGGCAGTGAATATGAAGGTTTACCTGGAAACGCCAACTATCAGGTAGCTCAATTTGACCAGTATAAAGTACGTTTACCGCATCCAACAATGGCCATTCAAAATGATGCTCGCACTGCTTCTACTGCCAGTCTGTTGCCTTTCAATAATAAAGATTTGCGCAAAGCAGCCGAATTACAATGGCGTCTATCTATACCTATTATGGTTCTGACGCTAACGATGGTGGCAGTTCCACTTAGTCGAGTGAATCCGCGGTCTGGAAAATATGCTAAATTATTACCCGCAATCGTGCTGTACATTGTCTATGCCAATTTTATGTTTGTTTCGCGTGACTGGATTATTGCTGGCAAAGTACCTCTATGGATTGGTATGTGGTGGCTTCATCTTTTAGTGGCTGCTCTTGGTTTATTTTTAATCTGGCGTAATCGAGTGAAACTGTCATGA
- a CDS encoding ribonuclease HepT family protein, producing the protein MSDQARKELLSEIEKLEKTKLKKINKIIKKIEERQYEKALLLACEHCKAGDKLMLRLIKLICHYKDKLNININYTHAGMSALGYAALNANMELFMALELAGADLSNPKECKNSALVFNTTLEKIKKEIRTLYKSEFLSEYEELNHYFADSSKLPKREEVATDSLNANYDLNRIDFIIKSLNFISKYKQVHTRLQQSPRNLKASDYSVMEIEQIAKCRLLLEKMCVTIHNLSYELRRKYSLHFGPSPFTWMTFDQFGGLVKEPPLDQFVIIPIGDLLLSAPDITPYLPAIKSAEHVLCELEDQQEIIEEAIRDFVDRDLPLLTKFFQDVAAEIQRPTPNIIKPISLFSIKAITSYISDLDNLINLLNLVNYTVKFNPRNSAFSNSKVILNPLSGSRERQYECRFNLTTTRGQHAALRLLERIGELITGKNFSQYLCKLDNTIDWRAFIAIRDGIVHQDAGDNMYQIKKLLNDLPLFEKIVGEDFSEFCTRLVNLLMLREQKLGAYRYQVKEFWSRIIQVDAENKPDEDHEQTLTVIQIERRVSEDDEMIFINALREKAAPQSVIEDCQAIFSGIRAIPDKKEVGHLLSHLPSRAENKERYKQLAAIMTNAIKKPSTTAEERIKKREQEQEARERRELERQQQLKGLNHIREFAARLHKSSERQHLLNPKKRVQAAFDALLNIKQFLVEDKYIIANLPYQTIQQWDAYHLTHSSLSLSQRLEANPELNDAIEYNAAQFLQHLDTIREYSAAAKCQRILNSYGELRRFRNYLEHGNPLYDHQAYQPENIFGHPDHRQKLTAPMFIKLIYEVLPEFQKVVEEFTTDCHLNPLVTEAEMEEWTLVCKRTYPANGFFKADTSQSAKKESPLEMNSPHLYRSY; encoded by the coding sequence ATGTCCGATCAAGCCAGAAAAGAATTACTGTCTGAAATTGAAAAATTAGAGAAAACAAAGCTGAAAAAAATAAACAAAATTATAAAGAAAATTGAAGAAAGGCAGTATGAAAAAGCATTATTGCTTGCCTGTGAACATTGTAAGGCTGGTGATAAATTAATGCTCAGATTAATTAAATTAATCTGCCATTATAAAGATAAACTTAACATCAATATTAACTATACTCACGCCGGTATGTCAGCATTAGGATATGCCGCTCTGAACGCTAACATGGAATTATTTATGGCACTTGAGCTCGCAGGTGCTGATTTGTCTAACCCAAAGGAATGTAAAAATTCAGCTTTAGTATTCAACACAACATTAGAGAAAATAAAAAAAGAAATTCGTACACTCTATAAATCCGAATTTTTAAGCGAATACGAGGAGTTAAATCATTATTTTGCAGACAGCAGTAAACTTCCAAAAAGAGAAGAGGTTGCCACTGATAGTTTAAATGCCAACTATGATTTGAATCGCATTGACTTTATCATTAAGTCTCTTAATTTTATTAGCAAATATAAACAAGTTCATACCAGACTTCAACAGTCACCAAGAAATTTAAAAGCCTCCGACTATTCAGTGATGGAGATTGAACAGATAGCCAAATGCCGCCTTTTACTGGAAAAAATGTGTGTCACCATACACAATCTGTCGTATGAGTTAAGACGGAAGTATAGTTTGCATTTTGGACCATCTCCATTTACCTGGATGACATTTGATCAGTTCGGCGGTTTAGTTAAAGAACCCCCTCTTGATCAGTTTGTAATCATTCCTATAGGAGATCTTCTGCTTTCCGCCCCGGATATTACTCCCTATCTTCCAGCGATCAAAAGTGCAGAACATGTTCTTTGTGAATTAGAAGACCAACAAGAAATTATCGAAGAAGCAATAAGGGATTTCGTTGATAGAGACCTACCTTTGCTGACAAAATTTTTTCAGGATGTTGCGGCCGAAATTCAACGTCCAACACCAAACATTATCAAACCTATCTCATTATTTAGTATTAAAGCAATTACCAGTTATATCTCTGATCTTGATAATCTAATCAATCTACTCAACCTGGTAAATTATACAGTAAAATTTAATCCCAGAAACAGTGCTTTTAGTAACAGTAAAGTTATCTTAAATCCTTTATCAGGAAGTCGTGAAAGGCAATATGAATGCCGTTTTAATCTTACTACGACAAGAGGACAGCATGCGGCCTTGCGTCTTTTAGAAAGAATAGGCGAATTAATTACGGGAAAGAACTTTTCTCAGTACTTGTGCAAACTGGATAATACAATTGATTGGCGTGCCTTTATTGCAATCCGCGATGGAATAGTTCATCAAGATGCTGGGGATAATATGTACCAAATCAAGAAGTTGCTAAATGATCTTCCCTTATTTGAAAAAATTGTCGGTGAAGACTTTAGTGAATTCTGCACAAGGTTGGTTAATTTATTAATGCTTCGCGAACAGAAATTAGGTGCGTACCGCTATCAAGTAAAGGAATTTTGGTCTCGAATTATACAAGTTGACGCTGAAAATAAACCGGATGAAGATCACGAACAGACGCTCACTGTCATTCAAATTGAACGACGAGTCAGTGAAGACGATGAAATGATTTTTATTAATGCCTTGCGTGAAAAAGCAGCACCTCAATCTGTGATAGAAGACTGTCAAGCGATTTTTTCTGGGATTCGTGCAATACCAGATAAAAAAGAGGTAGGCCATTTGCTGAGCCATCTACCTTCGCGTGCCGAGAATAAAGAACGCTATAAGCAATTGGCTGCGATTATGACTAATGCCATCAAAAAACCTTCAACTACCGCTGAGGAAAGAATTAAGAAACGAGAGCAAGAACAAGAAGCCCGTGAGAGACGTGAATTGGAGCGACAGCAACAACTTAAAGGCTTAAATCATATTCGTGAATTTGCTGCAAGATTGCATAAATCATCTGAACGTCAGCATCTACTAAACCCCAAAAAACGAGTACAGGCAGCATTTGATGCATTATTAAATATTAAGCAATTTTTAGTGGAAGATAAGTACATAATTGCCAATTTACCTTACCAAACTATTCAGCAGTGGGATGCATACCATTTAACCCACTCAAGCTTGTCACTGTCACAGAGGTTGGAAGCTAATCCTGAATTGAATGATGCAATTGAATACAATGCAGCTCAATTCTTGCAGCATTTAGATACTATTCGAGAATATAGTGCCGCTGCTAAATGTCAGCGGATTTTGAACAGTTATGGTGAGCTTAGACGTTTTAGAAATTATTTAGAGCACGGCAATCCACTCTATGATCATCAGGCTTACCAACCTGAAAATATTTTTGGACACCCCGATCATCGACAAAAATTAACTGCTCCTATGTTTATAAAGTTGATTTATGAGGTACTTCCAGAGTTTCAAAAAGTAGTAGAAGAATTTACTACTGATTGTCATTTAAACCCTCTTGTAACCGAAGCAGAAATGGAAGAATGGACTTTAGTTTGTAAACGTACATACCCCGCTAACGGATTTTTTAAAGCGGATACAAGCCAAAGCGCGAAAAAAGAGTCTCCGTTAGAAATGAATTCCCCACACCTATATCGCTCCTACTAA
- the lptG gene encoding LPS export ABC transporter permease LptG: MKLLDRYIAKTVLSAIALVTLMLAGLQIFILFINQLDDLGKADFGIWQTALYVLLQMPYQVYLFFPLASLLGCLIGLGLMANNRELVVMRAAGMSIGQITLAVLKAAFIVILLVTVTGETIVPRLAHWGNDQKMQALSGGQTLRTAHGVWVRNNNDFIAIGTILANNTLNNVFQFRFDDLHRMRLARKIDKIVYVNNQWQAYNISETVIDDNRTLARKIPQMSWDVAVKPSILRVSSNEPDEMTLQELRQFLRAQKQNHQSALNYQLAYWQRLMQPLTTAVMMMLAIPFIFGPLRSSTMGSKILIGATAGFGFHIVNRFFGPVSQVFQWPAEIAAIGPTFLFALLGLYLMRRVK, translated from the coding sequence ATGAAACTTCTCGATCGCTACATTGCTAAAACGGTACTTTCAGCCATTGCTTTAGTCACATTGATGCTGGCTGGCTTGCAAATTTTTATTCTTTTTATCAATCAATTGGATGATCTTGGAAAGGCGGATTTTGGAATTTGGCAAACGGCACTTTATGTATTATTGCAAATGCCTTATCAAGTTTATTTATTCTTTCCTTTGGCGAGTTTATTAGGCTGTTTAATTGGCTTGGGCCTTATGGCCAATAATAGGGAACTGGTGGTAATGCGTGCTGCCGGCATGTCCATCGGACAAATAACGCTTGCGGTTTTAAAAGCGGCATTTATTGTTATTTTATTAGTTACTGTGACTGGAGAGACCATTGTGCCTCGCTTGGCACATTGGGGAAACGATCAAAAGATGCAGGCATTAAGTGGTGGACAAACACTAAGAACTGCTCATGGTGTCTGGGTGCGTAATAATAACGATTTCATAGCAATAGGGACTATTCTGGCTAACAATACCTTGAACAATGTTTTTCAGTTTCGCTTTGATGACCTGCATCGAATGCGCCTTGCACGCAAAATTGACAAAATTGTCTATGTGAATAATCAGTGGCAAGCTTACAATATTAGCGAAACCGTGATTGATGATAATCGAACCCTGGCACGAAAAATTCCACAAATGTCATGGGATGTCGCTGTAAAACCCAGTATTCTGCGAGTAAGCAGTAATGAGCCTGATGAAATGACTCTCCAGGAGTTGCGTCAATTTTTGCGTGCTCAGAAACAAAATCATCAAAGCGCGTTGAATTATCAGCTTGCCTACTGGCAGCGTCTAATGCAGCCATTAACAACAGCCGTCATGATGATGTTGGCCATTCCTTTTATTTTTGGGCCTTTACGCTCTTCCACAATGGGTTCAAAAATCTTAATTGGAGCAACAGCAGGCTTTGGCTTTCATATTGTCAATCGTTTTTTTGGGCCTGTAAGCCAGGTTTTTCAATGGCCAGCAGAAATTGCAGCGATAGGCCCTACTTTTCTTTTTGCTTTGTTGGGACTTTATTTGATGCGTCGAGTTAAATAA